In Pseudoalteromonas piratica, the following proteins share a genomic window:
- a CDS encoding DUF3291 domain-containing protein, translating into MQLAQLNIALPKYPLDAAEMKDFVDNLDSVNALAEQTDGFIWRLQDDSGDATSIQAFENPNMLVNMSVWQTVDSLKNFMFRTHHRDFMRRKNEWFEKLNEDNYVLWWLEDGHIPTVAEGIARLTHLRNEGDSPYAFSFKTNFTPLDLKTELSHSVQPQ; encoded by the coding sequence ATGCAACTAGCTCAACTTAATATCGCACTGCCCAAATACCCCCTTGATGCCGCTGAAATGAAAGACTTTGTTGATAATTTAGACTCTGTCAATGCATTGGCTGAGCAAACGGATGGGTTTATATGGCGATTGCAAGATGACTCAGGTGATGCCACCAGTATTCAAGCATTCGAAAACCCCAATATGCTCGTTAATATGTCTGTTTGGCAAACAGTTGATAGCTTAAAAAACTTTATGTTTCGCACCCATCATCGCGATTTTATGCGCCGTAAAAATGAATGGTTCGAGAAACTTAATGAAGATAACTATGTGCTTTGGTGGTTAGAAGATGGTCATATTCCGACTGTAGCAGAAGGTATTGCACGGTTAACACACCTTCGTAATGAAGGTGATTCGCCTTATGCCTTCAGTTTCAAAACAAACTTTACGCCTCTGGATCTCAAAACTGAACTAAGTCATTCAGTTCAACCACAATAA
- a CDS encoding alpha/beta hydrolase: protein MLSHIPENYSAADKFVFYSHGYIVEGDNPRPVETKHRWGLYDFPNIKKALANPSYTLIATHRKKNTDPFVYAKALSENIRTLVKHGVKPSHITVVGFSRGAFITGLTSNYLADVGVNTVLLAGCGRLISSKHANIQVYGHVLSIYEKSDGAKSCVKLKAKSMSLTSFEEVGINTGLSHGAFYRPNDAWLIPVKNWLNVKMNLG, encoded by the coding sequence GTGCTTTCTCACATACCAGAAAATTACAGCGCTGCTGACAAATTTGTGTTTTATTCTCATGGCTATATTGTTGAAGGCGATAACCCTAGGCCGGTAGAGACGAAACATCGTTGGGGACTGTACGATTTTCCAAATATAAAAAAGGCCCTAGCAAACCCTAGTTATACCCTGATTGCAACGCACCGAAAAAAGAATACTGACCCATTTGTGTATGCCAAGGCGTTAAGCGAAAACATTCGAACGCTTGTTAAACATGGCGTAAAGCCATCACACATCACTGTTGTTGGTTTTTCTAGAGGTGCATTTATTACTGGGCTGACATCTAACTACCTTGCGGATGTTGGGGTTAACACAGTATTACTTGCCGGGTGTGGGCGACTTATTTCGTCTAAACATGCAAATATTCAAGTGTATGGTCATGTGTTATCGATTTACGAGAAAAGTGATGGTGCAAAGTCGTGCGTGAAATTAAAAGCCAAAAGTATGTCGTTAACTTCATTTGAGGAAGTTGGGATTAATACTGGGCTTTCTCATGGCGCATTTTACAGACCTAACGATGCATGGCTTATCCCAGTTAAAAATTGGCTTAATGTAAAAATGAATTTGGGATAA
- a CDS encoding superinfection immunity protein, producing the protein METLTFFEELFANANPVFILGVALVTLFLWFLPALLAFFLNRKHVKIIAAACVPAGFSFIAWSGLLIWAVTGKSVEKVVAKSRKQTAS; encoded by the coding sequence ATGGAAACGCTTACTTTTTTTGAAGAATTATTTGCTAATGCAAACCCTGTATTTATTTTAGGTGTGGCGCTCGTTACGCTATTTTTGTGGTTTTTGCCTGCATTACTTGCATTTTTCCTAAACCGAAAACATGTAAAAATAATCGCTGCAGCGTGTGTGCCTGCTGGATTCTCCTTTATTGCATGGTCGGGGTTACTTATTTGGGCAGTAACAGGCAAGAGTGTTGAAAAGGTGGTGGCTAAGTCGCGTAAACAAACTGCCTCTTAA
- a CDS encoding mechanosensitive ion channel family protein, with product MEDFIAQLDLNQYLPTALDWVTNLILALAILIVGVWLAGKVNKAIINIANKHAQLDDTLFKFFGSVAKYTILAFVGIAVLNRFGVQTASIIALLGAAGLAVGLALQGTLSNLAAGVMLLIFRPYKVDDFIETGDQFGKVAEIDMFTTILHTFDNQRIIIPNSDIWGSKIINHSHHAIRGVDMRFGIAYDENIDAARKVIEGVLSAHPHVLNEPSPFVEVETLNNSSVDFLVRPFCQGEHYFDILYSVPEQIKKALDEANIEIPFPHRKVILVNESK from the coding sequence ATGGAAGATTTTATCGCACAACTCGACCTAAACCAGTACCTACCAACTGCACTTGACTGGGTAACCAACCTAATATTAGCTCTGGCAATTCTAATCGTTGGTGTTTGGCTTGCTGGCAAAGTGAATAAAGCCATCATCAACATTGCCAATAAACACGCCCAACTTGATGACACACTGTTTAAGTTTTTCGGCAGTGTTGCGAAATACACCATTTTAGCCTTTGTGGGTATTGCCGTACTAAATCGCTTTGGTGTGCAAACGGCTTCTATCATTGCATTACTTGGTGCAGCGGGTTTAGCAGTAGGTTTAGCCCTACAAGGTACATTGTCCAATTTAGCTGCGGGTGTAATGTTACTTATCTTCCGTCCTTATAAAGTGGATGACTTTATCGAAACCGGCGATCAATTTGGTAAGGTGGCAGAAATAGATATGTTCACCACTATTTTACATACCTTTGATAATCAACGTATTATCATTCCAAATAGCGATATTTGGGGCAGCAAAATTATCAATCATTCTCACCATGCTATACGTGGTGTAGATATGCGATTTGGTATTGCCTATGACGAAAACATTGATGCAGCCCGCAAGGTAATAGAGGGCGTATTAAGCGCACACCCTCATGTATTGAATGAGCCAAGCCCTTTTGTTGAGGTAGAAACACTCAACAATAGTTCTGTGGATTTTTTAGTGCGTCCATTTTGTCAGGGTGAGCACTATTTCGATATTTTATACTCAGTACCAGAGCAAATTAAAAAAGCCCTTGATGAGGCCAATATTGAAATCCCATTCCCTCACCGCAAAGTAATCTTAGTTAATGAAAGCAAATAA
- a CDS encoding VOC family protein, whose product MNLNQVTLPVTDMNQAVTFYQTLGFELIVDTPHYARFACPMGGSTFSLSLEGQTINGAIIYFEHPDLDNWVEQLIAKGISFITLPTDQRYLWREAVLADPSGNKIKLYWAGENRLNPPWRVQN is encoded by the coding sequence ATGAATCTAAACCAAGTTACCTTACCCGTCACAGATATGAACCAAGCTGTGACTTTTTATCAAACGCTCGGTTTTGAACTTATCGTCGACACACCACATTATGCACGTTTTGCCTGTCCCATGGGCGGTTCAACATTTTCATTATCACTAGAAGGTCAAACCATAAATGGTGCCATAATTTATTTTGAGCACCCAGATCTCGATAACTGGGTTGAGCAACTGATTGCAAAAGGTATTTCGTTTATAACACTGCCAACAGATCAACGATACCTTTGGCGAGAGGCCGTGTTAGCGGATCCTTCTGGTAATAAAATCAAGCTCTATTGGGCTGGGGAAAATCGATTAAACCCGCCTTGGCGCGTTCAAAATTAA
- a CDS encoding Glu/Leu/Phe/Val family dehydrogenase gives MSNSVLASAIERLHRIGKQANTSSQVIEALSHPHATLATNLPVRLDSGRLAYFKGYRCRYNDILGPCKGGIRFHQDVNQDEVEALAFWMTLKCAVVGLPLGGGKGGVTVNPKKLSPMELERLSRAYVRAMADFIGPDTDIPAPDVYTNARIMGWMMDEYEKITRSKAPAVITGKPISLGGSLGRESATGRGAFICTQMLVSKLGLKPSELTVAIQGFGNGGYHCAKLLQQAGFNIVAISDSQGGIYREQGLDVASIYQEKQRSKKLTAVYCNQSVCETLDFDHISNEDLITMGVDILIPAALDGVITKDNANDVKAKYIVEIANGPVESDADSLLQENNVTIVPDILANSGGVIVSYFEWLQNRQGEQWSLDKVEEKLHQKLESAFENAWDIYTDKGISLRDSVYNVALLALTEAIEAHGTTDYFNAQSQR, from the coding sequence ATGAGTAACTCAGTTCTCGCAAGTGCCATTGAGCGTTTGCATCGTATTGGCAAACAAGCGAATACATCCAGCCAAGTTATCGAAGCATTAAGTCACCCTCATGCAACTCTGGCAACTAATTTACCAGTACGATTAGACAGCGGCAGACTTGCATACTTTAAAGGGTACCGTTGTCGCTACAATGATATTTTAGGTCCCTGCAAAGGGGGGATCCGTTTTCATCAAGACGTTAATCAAGATGAGGTTGAAGCGTTAGCCTTTTGGATGACGCTTAAATGTGCGGTGGTCGGTTTACCGTTGGGCGGTGGCAAAGGTGGGGTGACTGTAAACCCTAAAAAATTATCCCCTATGGAATTAGAGCGTTTATCGCGAGCCTATGTGCGCGCAATGGCAGACTTTATTGGTCCAGATACTGATATTCCAGCCCCTGATGTTTACACCAACGCACGCATTATGGGTTGGATGATGGATGAATATGAAAAAATCACGCGCAGTAAAGCACCCGCAGTGATTACGGGAAAACCGATTTCATTGGGTGGCAGTTTAGGCCGTGAAAGTGCTACAGGGCGAGGGGCCTTTATTTGCACTCAGATGTTAGTTAGCAAGTTAGGGTTAAAGCCAAGTGAATTAACCGTTGCGATTCAGGGTTTTGGTAATGGTGGGTATCACTGTGCAAAATTACTGCAGCAAGCGGGATTTAATATCGTTGCAATTAGTGATTCGCAAGGCGGCATCTACCGTGAACAGGGATTGGATGTTGCCAGTATTTATCAAGAAAAACAGCGCAGTAAAAAATTAACTGCGGTGTACTGTAACCAATCTGTGTGCGAAACCTTAGATTTTGATCATATTAGCAATGAAGATTTGATCACCATGGGTGTGGATATTTTGATCCCTGCAGCCCTTGATGGGGTAATCACAAAAGATAATGCAAATGACGTCAAAGCAAAATACATTGTAGAAATTGCTAATGGCCCGGTTGAAAGTGATGCTGATAGTCTCTTGCAGGAAAATAATGTCACTATTGTACCCGACATTTTAGCCAACTCGGGCGGTGTTATCGTAAGCTATTTTGAGTGGTTGCAAAACCGACAAGGTGAACAGTGGTCACTTGATAAAGTTGAAGAAAAGCTGCATCAAAAGCTGGAAAGCGCATTTGAAAATGCGTGGGATATTTATACTGACAAAGGCATATCACTTCGCGACAGCGTGTATAATGTGGCGTTATTAGCTTTGACAGAAGCCATCGAAGCACATGGTACAACCGACTATTTCAATGCACAATCCCAGCGTTAG
- a CDS encoding ribbon-helix-helix domain-containing protein: protein MCELYAQEPQSSYDSTKRSIRLQGQVTSISLENKMWQILAHIADAENVTVPEFIATLYQEVIARHGSVKNLTSMLRVTCLTYALNNND, encoded by the coding sequence ATGTGTGAATTATATGCTCAAGAACCGCAATCGTCTTACGACAGCACCAAAAGGTCGATACGCTTGCAAGGTCAGGTGACGAGCATTTCGCTTGAAAATAAGATGTGGCAAATATTGGCGCACATTGCCGATGCTGAAAATGTTACTGTGCCAGAATTTATTGCCACCTTGTATCAAGAGGTTATAGCGCGTCATGGCAGTGTTAAAAACCTAACCTCGATGTTACGCGTAACCTGTTTAACATACGCCTTGAATAATAACGATTAG
- a CDS encoding DUF885 domain-containing protein → MIKTILKWLMLSIVILAFLAGAFVAHEWYAKKPLRFKSYVDRTMVKMAFDSPETLTSLGFLESLGFTSHNAELDDASLAKDDELFALLPEIRQGVLQYDDNDLDKSDRMSKEIALYLLDFGVEASEFRYHSYPVNQLFGIQNGFPSFMDAQHQVNSLEDANNYISRLSQVKRKFSQSLEGLKIREEKNIIPPRFVIDRVLDEMTTFVDTPINENILYTSLQAKMNKAQEQAKSSGDSVFDAQTQAQILADVEVAMTESVHPAYQLFIDYFTALRDKATTDDGFWKLPNGDKAYASSLKFFTTTNYTADFIHQTGLEEVARIQGEILAILTSEGFDTSLGFSNAIEALKADERFYYPDTDEGREQILADYQTILDEIDKGLDGAFNIRPKAGMKVRRIPEFKEKTAPGAYYQQPAIDGSRPGLFFANLYDIKATPKYSMRTLAYHEGIPGHHFQIAIGMEAEGLPLFRRMSPFTAYTEGWALYAEQVAWELGFQNDPYDNIGRLQAELFRAVRLVVDTGIHHKRWTREQAIDYMLKNTGMAESDVTSEIERYIVMPGQATAYKVGMMKILEIRENAKAALGDKFDLAEFHDVVLKNGAVPLDILARIVDDYVSSKQ, encoded by the coding sequence ATGATAAAAACAATACTGAAGTGGCTAATGCTGAGTATAGTAATACTGGCATTTTTAGCAGGCGCATTTGTCGCTCACGAGTGGTATGCCAAAAAACCGCTGCGATTCAAATCGTACGTAGATCGTACTATGGTAAAAATGGCGTTTGATAGCCCTGAAACGCTTACATCTCTCGGTTTTTTAGAGAGTTTAGGGTTTACTAGTCACAATGCAGAGCTTGATGATGCAAGCCTTGCAAAAGACGATGAATTGTTCGCCTTATTACCCGAAATTAGACAAGGTGTGCTGCAATATGACGATAACGATCTCGATAAATCAGATCGTATGTCAAAAGAGATCGCGCTCTATTTACTTGATTTTGGCGTTGAAGCCAGCGAGTTCCGTTACCATAGTTACCCTGTAAACCAATTATTTGGCATTCAAAATGGCTTTCCTAGCTTTATGGATGCACAGCATCAGGTAAATTCTCTCGAAGATGCCAATAACTACATTAGTCGTTTATCACAAGTGAAACGCAAATTTTCACAAAGTTTAGAAGGACTCAAAATACGCGAAGAAAAGAACATTATTCCACCTCGTTTTGTTATCGACCGCGTATTAGACGAAATGACCACGTTTGTCGACACACCGATTAATGAAAATATCCTATACACCTCGCTACAAGCTAAAATGAACAAAGCGCAAGAGCAGGCGAAAAGTTCGGGGGATTCAGTGTTTGATGCCCAAACTCAAGCACAAATCCTCGCAGATGTGGAAGTGGCAATGACCGAATCCGTGCACCCTGCGTATCAGCTTTTTATTGATTATTTTACAGCACTACGCGACAAAGCGACGACCGACGACGGCTTTTGGAAGTTGCCAAATGGTGATAAAGCTTACGCTAGCTCACTTAAATTTTTCACCACCACCAACTACACTGCAGACTTTATTCACCAAACCGGCCTTGAAGAAGTAGCACGTATTCAAGGTGAAATTCTTGCAATTTTAACCAGTGAAGGTTTTGATACAAGCCTTGGTTTTAGTAATGCTATCGAGGCGTTAAAAGCCGATGAGCGTTTTTATTACCCGGATACCGATGAAGGTCGCGAACAGATATTAGCTGATTACCAAACTATCTTAGACGAAATTGATAAAGGACTGGACGGCGCATTTAATATTCGACCTAAAGCAGGCATGAAAGTACGCCGTATTCCAGAATTTAAAGAGAAAACCGCACCGGGAGCTTATTATCAGCAGCCCGCCATCGATGGTTCTCGACCAGGCTTATTTTTTGCTAACTTATACGACATAAAAGCAACCCCTAAGTACTCAATGCGCACACTCGCCTATCACGAAGGTATTCCAGGTCATCATTTCCAAATTGCCATTGGCATGGAAGCAGAAGGCTTACCACTTTTTAGACGTATGTCGCCATTTACTGCTTACACCGAAGGTTGGGCGCTTTACGCTGAGCAAGTTGCATGGGAGCTAGGCTTTCAAAACGATCCTTACGATAATATTGGCCGCTTACAAGCTGAACTGTTCAGAGCCGTTCGTTTAGTGGTAGACACAGGTATTCACCATAAACGCTGGACCCGTGAACAAGCCATTGACTATATGCTTAAAAATACTGGCATGGCTGAATCAGATGTCACATCTGAAATTGAACGTTATATTGTGATGCCAGGTCAGGCAACCGCATACAAAGTTGGTATGATGAAAATTTTAGAAATTCGCGAAAATGCAAAAGCAGCACTTGGTGATAAGTTTGATCTTGCTGAGTTCCATGATGTAGTGCTGAAAAATGGCGCAGTGCCATTGGACATTTTAGCGCGCATTGTTGATGACTACGTTAGCAGTAAACAATAA
- a CDS encoding low temperature requirement protein A, translating into MPLDRHPMWRAPQHHMDVEKSHDHVHWIELFYDLIHVVIVFLLGNFLSDHLTLSGFAVFAGIFIAIWFAWADSSVFNSLYVSTDVKHRLLMSIQIVSAMVMAASIPHILDKGWAYFALAYAFNRFITAYLFYRTNQLGVEETVLASKVSRNFFLLAVVFAISAFLPKPINFVVFALGIISIQLLYMLPKVGVLECSRFVPRLGHMAERFALLLLIVVGEGFFKLVITLSEKGVYKVSPEIFVNFVFGGFAVFVLCWIYFDFVGNGKPKDTKKWTLVSWWIAHLFLMLAAVMVGVALAGEVKVGFWQPFPLKYAAVGCAGLALYLVCLMWIQSTIETRIAHRFATPAIRLFGIALAVITFFVVPYVPALVGNMLWGTALISQIAIPVTRGFIILSKEEKLADDNAAQNTN; encoded by the coding sequence ATGCCGTTAGACAGACATCCGATGTGGCGTGCGCCACAACATCATATGGACGTAGAAAAATCTCACGATCATGTTCATTGGATAGAACTATTTTATGATCTTATTCATGTTGTGATTGTATTTTTGTTAGGTAATTTCTTAAGTGATCACCTTACACTAAGTGGTTTTGCGGTATTTGCAGGTATATTTATTGCCATATGGTTTGCTTGGGCTGATTCGAGTGTCTTTAATTCACTTTACGTCAGTACTGATGTTAAACATCGCTTATTAATGTCAATCCAAATTGTCAGTGCAATGGTGATGGCAGCATCCATACCACACATTCTCGATAAAGGCTGGGCTTATTTTGCACTCGCTTATGCCTTTAATCGATTTATTACGGCTTATTTATTTTACCGCACCAACCAGTTAGGGGTTGAAGAAACGGTATTGGCTAGCAAAGTTAGTCGCAACTTCTTTTTACTGGCTGTGGTATTCGCAATAAGCGCCTTTTTGCCTAAGCCGATTAACTTTGTGGTGTTTGCTTTAGGCATTATTAGCATTCAATTGCTTTACATGTTGCCAAAAGTTGGGGTGTTAGAATGCAGCCGTTTTGTGCCACGATTAGGGCATATGGCTGAGCGCTTTGCGTTATTGCTGTTGATTGTGGTGGGCGAGGGCTTTTTTAAGCTCGTTATCACCTTGTCAGAAAAAGGCGTGTATAAAGTGAGCCCTGAAATTTTTGTTAACTTTGTGTTTGGCGGCTTTGCTGTTTTTGTTCTGTGTTGGATTTATTTTGATTTTGTCGGTAATGGTAAACCGAAAGACACAAAAAAATGGACTCTGGTTAGCTGGTGGATAGCCCATTTATTTTTAATGCTTGCTGCGGTGATGGTGGGGGTTGCATTGGCTGGTGAGGTTAAAGTCGGTTTTTGGCAACCTTTTCCTTTAAAATATGCGGCAGTTGGCTGCGCGGGATTAGCGCTTTATTTAGTGTGTTTAATGTGGATCCAATCGACTATTGAAACGCGCATTGCTCATCGATTTGCCACGCCAGCAATTAGGTTATTTGGTATTGCGTTAGCCGTTATTACTTTTTTTGTCGTGCCTTATGTACCGGCTTTGGTGGGCAATATGTTATGGGGAACAGCGTTAATTTCACAAATTGCTATTCCCGTAACGCGTGGCTTTATTATTCTTTCTAAAGAAGAAAAGTTAGCAGATGACAATGCCGCGCAAAATACAAACTAG
- a CDS encoding VOC family protein, whose product MAKMIHSMIRVVNESKSLQFYQTILNLTEKRRITFDSFCLIYLGNDESDFELELTVNFDTKCAYEHGNGYGHLAVSAENIERIHQKACNLGYQPKDIKSFYNGDELVAKFFFINDPDGYAIEVIERSDTFS is encoded by the coding sequence ATGGCTAAAATGATTCACAGCATGATCCGCGTAGTAAACGAATCAAAGTCACTGCAATTTTACCAAACTATTCTTAACTTAACAGAAAAACGCCGCATCACATTTGATAGCTTTTGTTTAATTTATCTCGGTAATGATGAATCTGATTTTGAACTTGAATTAACAGTAAACTTTGATACCAAATGCGCTTACGAGCATGGCAATGGCTACGGCCATCTTGCGGTGAGCGCCGAAAATATTGAACGTATTCACCAAAAAGCGTGCAATCTTGGTTATCAGCCAAAAGACATCAAATCATTTTACAATGGCGATGAGTTGGTTGCTAAATTCTTCTTTATCAACGACCCCGATGGCTACGCCATCGAAGTCATTGAACGTTCCGACACCTTTAGCTAA